In the Ranitomeya imitator isolate aRanImi1 chromosome 2, aRanImi1.pri, whole genome shotgun sequence genome, AGCCAGTACAGCATATAGGAGCCCACCACAGTATATAGGACCCCACCACAGTATATAGGAGCCAGTACAGCATATAGGAGCCCACCACAGTATATATACGCCAGAAGAGTATATAGGAGCCAGCACAGCATATCGGAGCACACCACAGTATATAGGAGCCAGAAAAGTATATAGGAGCTCACCACAGTATATAGGAGCCAGAAAAGTATATAGGAGCCAGAAAAGTATATAGGAGCCCACCACAGTGCATTGGAGCCAAAACAGCATATAGGTGCCCACCACAGTATATAGAATCTCACCACAGTATATAGGAACCAGAACAGCATATAGGAGCCCACCACAGTATATAGGTATATAGGACCCCACCACGGTATATAGAAGCCCACCGCAGTATATAGGAGCCCACCACAGTATATAGGAGccagtacagtatatagcagcccccGACAGTATATAGGAATGGAGCCCGTATGTTGAATATCCATCAATCTTTCCCTCAACTCTGAAGAATATACTCAATGGATCGTCCTATATGCAAACTGTCCAGTGGCATCAAATTCCGGGTGCTCGGCCCCTCCAGGAATCTGTTGTGAGGGGTTGACACACTCAGCTACTTTCCCAGGTAGACAGAGGAACCGTTCTGGTAGAAGATCACCTGCTGGTGTATTGTGGACAGGGTGTAGCGAAATAAACAGAGCCTTGCTGGCATAATGGTAAAACAAATAAAACACAGTCCATAAGAGTCCATTTCCTACAGGGTCCACCTGCAGTTATCCTGCACAGTCCTGAGCTCCTCCTGGAGCTGTGTGGGAGTTCCTCCTCTCCCAAGACGCAACACCCTCTGACTCTCAGGTCCAGGTATTTAACACCCATGTGATGGTCACACCTCCACCCACCCTCTCTgtgaaggtccactaaaaccagcccataacataacttaACCCTCTCAGTACATAGCGTTCTGGAGGCAAAAACATTCTGGTTCTACATCACTGACCACAGTATGCGCAGTGAGACATATCTTccttcatacactgtgccagtgaccctgtcacatatgtATAACATTCATAATGGATGTCAGATGTCACCTCCCCCTCCCGATGTCAGAGAGGAAGTGAGGGGCTTACTGAGTATTAACATATTCAATGAAGAGCTGCAGGAGAGTCCGGAAGAGACAGAGGAATCTGGAGGGAGAagaatagaggagtctggagggaggagaggacagaggagtcaggAGGGAGGAGAAGGATAGAAGAATCTGGAGGGAGGAGAATAGAGTcaggagggaggagaacagaggagtctggaggagaacagaggagtttggaggaggacagaggagtctggatggaggaggatgaggagtctggagggagtatGATGGATGAAtctggagggaggaggatggagggagaataaATGTTATCAGAGTGATAATTTTTGCCCAGCAGTCTTTATAATGTAGACAATACTTTAGTGTTTTGGGGAAAAATTAGTTGGTAAAAACTAAATTGTATAGAAAATAAGAGAACAGATAACGACGTAAAAAACAACCGCTTCTTCCCTGCTGTATACCGTCCTCCACTCGTGACCACTGCAGGCAATCTCTGGCCTGGATGGTCCTGTGTCTGTCATGTCAGAGTAATCCCCCATCGCCCACTGCAGGGAGGTAACCGAGACCTGCGGGGGAGGCAGAGCATCCGCTCCGGGAGTTTCTCTGGTCCTTTGTGACCAGCAGCAGCGGTGCGGCCGGTCCTGCCCCCCGCAGTCATTCCTGGCGGTTCACAGATCATCCATTCCCTGGATGATGGGCGTTGGTTTCAGCCATTACATGGCCGCGCGGCTTTTCGTTCTTCTGGATGCTCCACGTACAGTATGGAGACAGTGAGATCCACCGCTATACAAGAAGCAGAAAACAACTCCGTCATCTCtgttacattgtaacaaaccctcagctgtgtctCTTCCAGGCATCGATTACATGGCGTAAAAGAAAGCGAGTGTTTGGCGAGCGGAGCCTGGAGCGGCCCCTTCCCAGTCTGTGAAAGTAAGTCCGAATGGTAGATTAGGGGTCCTTAGAAATACCGGGGTACAGGGGGGCGCTCGGCCGTCTCGGCAGCActgagactgtacattgtttcccctTTAAGATGTGACGTGCCCTTATCCCGTGATCCCGAGATTGGGGCGACTGGACTTTTTTCAGCCCCGGGAAGGCAACGTCTCCATCTACCGGGACATGGTGCGCTACACCTGCGACCTCAGCTACGCCCTGATCGGCAATGAGATGGCCACGTGCCGCGCCAACGGCACCTGGAGCCATGTTCCTGAATGCCGGAGTAAGATCGGCCGGGTGACCACCACAATGGCGCGCGGCTCCCGGGGGGCTCGTCGCCCAATTCCCAGATATCATTCTGACTTCTCCTTGTAGATGTGAAGTGTCAGCGCCCGGCGGAGATCCCCAACGGGTACATGAGCTTCGCCCCTTACCGCAAGTACAACTACAAGGAAGAGGTCATGTACGGGTGTAACCTGCCGTACGCCCTGGTCGGTCCCCGCTCCTCCTACTGCGACAAAGATGGAGATTGGACCCCGAAGCCGCGCTGTCAGGGTAAGATCCGCCGTAGCTCTATGGCACCGCCGTCACCACACAGCACTCACTTTACGGTGCCACCATGATTACAGCTCCGTGCCACGTGCCCACGCCAAAGGCCAACGTCCTGCACAACGGGCGGAAGACGCGCGTGGACGAGATCTCCCGGCAGCAGATCCAACATGGAGACGTTATCACTTATTACTGCAAAAACAAGACGGAGAAGTGCGCCTACAGCGTGCCGAGTCGGTGCCACGATGGCATCTTCACCGTACCCACCTGCTACAAAAGTAAGTGCCCCCTGTTCTCCTCCTGTGCTGATAACCAACATGGCCGCATAAAGCTCTCACCGGCTGTTGTCCGGTTCTGGCGGTGGACATTCTGCTCCCGGGCAAGGGGGGCACCCACTTTTGGGAAGAGTGTAAAGCGACGACACTGCGGTTTAATTAATTATGAATGGAGATGACAAcaacccccatcctcctgcatccggCAGTCTCCGCACGGATAATGGATGCCATCAGTACATCGCCATTTTCGGCCATCTCACCGCACGGATAATGGACCCCATCACTACATTGCTGTCCGCGTTCATCTTGCCACACGGATAATTTTCTCGCTTCATCTCAGACTtcacttttctgttttcttttcctCCAGAACCCGGACTCCTCAACTTACTCTCTAGTGACCCCTCAACGATGACTCCATGCCCGCAGGAGCGCAGAGTATAGTGAGATGGCGGACCGCTACCGAGCGGAGTAATAAAAGCGTAAAGCAAAGACTCCAGATTAAAAACTGATCCAATGACATCACAGAAAAAATGAGTAACATAGGAAATAAATATGTTATGGAAATTGTTGATAGGAAAATTATTACTTAGTGCACAATCCCCCAGTAGACCGAAAGTGCGTAAGTCCCTCCTGAATCCTCTGGTAGACCGAAAGTGCGTAAGTCCCTCCAGAGTCCTCCGGTAGACCGAAAGTGCGTAAGTCCCTCCAGAATCCTCCGGGAGACCTAAAGTGCGTAAGTCCCTCCAGAGTCCTCCGGTAGACTGAAAGTGCGTAAGTCCCTCCTGAATCCTCTGGTAGACCGAAAGTGCGTAAGTCCCTCCAGAGTCCTCCGGTAGACCGAAAGTGCGTAAGTCCCTCCAGAATCCTCCGGGAGACCTAAAGTGCGTAAGTCCCTCCAGAGTCGTCCGGTAGACTGAAAGTGCGTAAATCCCTCCAGAGTCGTCCGGTAGACTGAAAGTGCGTAAGTCCCTCCAGAGTCCTCCGGTAGACCGAAAGTGCGTAAGTCCCTCCTGAATCCTCTGGTAGACCGAAAGTGCATAAGTCCCTCCTGAATCCTCTGGTAGACCGAAAGTGCGTAAGTCCCTCCAGAGTCCTCCAGTAGACCGAAAGTGCGTAAGTCCCTCCAGAATCCTCTGGGAGACCTAAGGTGCGTAAGTCCCTCCTGAATCCTCTAGTAGACCAAAAGTGCGTAAGTCCCTCCACAATCCTCCGTTAGACCGAAAGTAAGTCCCTCCAGAATCCTCCGTTAGACCGAAAGTGCGTAAGTCCCTCCTGAATCCTCCAGTAGACCGAAAGTGCGTAAGTCCCTCCAGAATCCTCCTGTAGACCAAAACTGCGTAAGTCCCTCCAGAATCCTCCTGTAGACCAAAAGTGCGTAAGTCCCTCCAGAATCCTCCAGTACACCGAAAGTGTGTCACgttactggcgatacaggactgaaggtcagtggccgaagcagatgtatacaagtgaccagactgtggaaagacctcgggagatggcagtggcagttcaatatatccgcagatgcagggaccagcccgagccagggccggactggctcaCACACATGCACAAGtccgtatgagcagcaggagttcagggtagtagcagcagaatatcaataagaagcagaaagatgccagcaagacaccttccaaccaggagctcagagattgcttcactcagttaaggtatcgtcacactcagcgatgctgcagcgatatagacaacgagccgatcgctggagcgtcgctgtttaggtcgctgtagagacgtcaaacacagcaactccagaacgatgcaggagcgatccagtgacgtaacggcgactcaattctcgttctcgctggttgttagctccatgtcaaacagccggagtgtaccgatccgacacacatctaagggccctatgctcgttgctggcgtagttgcttttgatgtcaaacatgacgatacacgccgacctggcgacgaaataaagttctggacttctagctccgaccagcaatggcacagcggcatccagatcgctgctgcgtgtcaaacacaacgagatcgctatccaggacgctgcaacgtcacagattgttgttgttctctttgctgagtgtgacggtacctttagactgagcacacaaaatactcagcaacaggaagctgcacagggccaggtatatatagcaggtccaatcaagcGCAATCAGGGCGGGGACAAATCAGCAGGGCAGGTTTTGATCTCTATCCCAGTCGAAGTTCATATGGTTTAAGGCAGAAGTCACGCAAGTTCCAAATAGCTCATcaagcaaaggaacagactagcaaacaaagagtcgcaggttcaaatcctaacaAAGTGCGTAAGTCCCTCCAAAATCCTCCAGTAGACCAAAAGTGTGTAAGTCCCTCCTGAATCCTCTAGTAGACCGAAAGTACGTAAGTCCCTCCACAATCATCCAGTAGACCAAAAGTGCGTAAGTCCCTCCTGAATCCTCTAGTAGACCGAAAGTGCATAAGTCCCTCCTGAATCCTCTAGTAGACCGAAAGTGCGtaagtctgttgtgaattcggcttttgggttccctccagtggttgaaggtggtaatgcagttgtccctgagttgcagtcctggtcaggtgtttctgctgattgcagttctgactggggtatttaggtgtgcaggattcattagtccttgccagttgtccatggttctgggaggttttggatctttgtctggttcctcctgccttgctgccaattcagcaaagataagtgtctggtttttggttctgtggcacacatgcagtgtgcttatattctgtgctattcatttgttttctcttgtccagcttagtctgtgtcagtgttttctcagtcttgttggattctctggagttgcagatatacgctccacatctttagttagatggtggagttttttgtattttctgctgtggatatttttggaaggattttaatactgaccgcttagtattctgtcctatcctttcctattttagctagagtggcctcttttgctaaatcctgtttcctgcctgcgtgtgtcttttcctctactactcacagtcaatatttgtgggggtctgcctatcctttggggttctgctctgaggcaaggtagaattcctatttccatctataggggtatttagtcctccggctgtgtcgaggtgtctaggatttgttaggcacaccccacggctacttctagctgcggtgttaagttcaggatttgcggtcagtatagtttacaccaactccagagaaagttccatgcggctacaaggtcaccggatcataacataagTCCCTCCAGAATCCTCCAGTAGACCAAAAGTGCATAAGTCCCTCCAGAATCCTCCAGTAGACCAAAAGTGCGTAAGTGCCTCCTGAATCCTCTAGTAGACCAAAAGTGCGTAAGTCCCTCCTGAATTCTCTAGTAGACCAAAAGTGCGTAAGTCCCTCCAGAATCCTCTGGGAGACAAAAAGTGCGCAAGTCCCTCCACAATCCTCCGTTAGACCGAAAGTGCGTAAGTCCCTCCTGAATCCTCCAGTAGACCGAAAGTGCGTAAGTCCCTCCAGAATCCTCCTGTAGACCAAAACTGCGTAAGTCCCTCCAGAATCCTCCTGTAGACCAAAAGTGCTTAAGTCCCTCCAGATTCCCCCAGTAGATCAAAAGTGCGTAAGTCcctccagaatcctccagtataccGAAAGTGTGTAAGTCCCTCCAAAATCCTCCAGTAGACTAAAAGTGCGTAAGTCCCTCCTGAATCCTCTAGTAGACCGAAAGTGCGTACGTCCCTCCTGAATCCTCTAGTACACTGAAAGTATGTAAGTCCCTCCAGAATCCTCCAGTAGACCAAATATGCGTAAGTCCCTCCTGAATCCTCTAGTAGACCAAAAGTGCGTAAGTCCCTCCAGAATCCCCCAGTAGATTGAAAGTGCGTAAGTCCCTCCAGAATCCTCCAGTAGACCAAAAGTGCGTAAGGTCCTCCTGAATCCTCTAGTAGACCGAAAGTGCGTAAGTCCCTCCACAATCCTCCGTTAGACCAAAAGTCAGTCCCTCCACAATCCTCCGTTAGACTGAAAGTAAGTCCCTCCTGAATCCTCCAGTAGACCGAAAGTGCGTAAGTCCCTCCAGAATCCTCCTGTAGACCAAAAGTGCGTAAGTCCCTCCAGAATCCTCCAGTAGACCAAAATGCGTAAGTCCCTCCAGAATCCTCCGGGAGACCGAAAGTGCATAAGTCCCTCCTGAATCCTCTGCGAGACCAAAAGTGCATACGTCCCTCCACAATCCTCCGTTAGACCGAAAGTAAGTCCCTCCAGTATCCTCCTGTAGACCAAAAGTGCGTAAGTCTCTCCTGAATCCTCTAGTAGACCGAAAGTGCATAAGTCCCTCCAGAATCCTCCAGTAGACCAAAATGCGTAAGTCCCTCCAGAATCCTCCGGGAGACCGAAAGTGCATAAGTCCCTCCTGAATCCTCTGCGAGACCAAAAGTGCGTAAGTCCCTCCACAATCCTCTGTTAGACCGAAAGTAAGTCCCTCCAGAATCCTCCTGTAGACCAAAACTGCGTAAGTCCCTCCAGAATCCTCCTGTAGACCAAAAGGGCTTAAGTCCCTCCAGAATCCTCCAGTACACCGAAAGTGCGTAAGTCCCTCCAAAATCCTCCAGTAGACCAAAAGTGCGTAAGTCTCTCCTGAATCCTCTAGTAGACCGAAAGTGCGTAAGTCCCTCCAGAATCCTCCAGTAGACCGAAAGTGCGTAAGTCCCTCCAGAATCCTCTGGGAGACCAAAATGCGTAAGTCCCTCCAGAATCCTCCGGGAGACCAAAAGTGCGTTAAGTTCCTCCTGAATCCTCTGCAAGACCAAAAGTGTGTAAGTCCCTCCAAAATCCTTTGGGAGACCGAAAGTGCGTAAGTCCCTCCAGAGTCCTCCAGTAGACCGAAAGTGCATAAGTCCCTCCAGAATCCTCCAGTACACCGAAAGTGCGTAAGTCCCTCCAAAATCCTCCAGTAGACCAAAAGTGCGTAAGTCTCTCCTGAATCCTCTAGTAGACCAAAAGTGCGTAAGTCCCTCCAGAATCCTCCAGTAGACCGAAAGTGCGTAAGTCCCTCCAGAATCCTCTGGGAGACCAAAATGCGTAAGTCCCTCCAGAATCCTCCGGGAGACCAAAAGTGCGTTAAGTTCCTCCTGAATCCTCTGCAAGACCAAAAGTGTGTAAGTCCCTCCAGAATCCTTTGGGAGACCGAAAGTGCGTAAGTCCCTCCAGAGTCCTCCAGTAGACCGAAAGTGCATAAGTCCCTCCAGAATCCTCCAGTAGATCGAAAGTGCGTAAGTCCCTCCAGAATCCTCCAGTAGATCGAAAGTGAGTTCCTCCAGAATACTCCAGTAGACCGAAAGTGCATAAGTCCCTCTTGAGTCCTCCGGTAGACCAAAAGTGGCGTCAACTAACTCAGTATTCTCAGCGCCTTCTATTATGTTACCGACTCCGTCACATCTATTGGATACTTCACATGTTCTGGTTGATGCAGATATACTGCTAGTCAGAGGCGTAACAAGCGCAGTCACAGAGGTTGCGACTGGGCCCGTGCAGGTGAGAGGCCTGTTGACACTagcgcaaacttcaactggatgtgcgacCTGTTGGGTCCATGCGCTGCAAGACACACAGCCGACCAATCAGAGCCCAGCAGCTGGTGTCAGCATGCACATGGAGAATGGaccagaggaagagaaggaaagagttgtctcaggaaatttgtaagaaaattatagacaaacaggttaaaggtaaaagttataagaccatctccaagcagcttgatgttcctgtgactacagttgcacatattattcagaaatgtaagatccatgggactgtagtcaACCTCCCTGGAcgaggccgcaggaggaaaattggtgacaaatcaacgagacggataatacgaatggtaacaaaagagcccattaAAACTTCTAAAGATTAaacgtgaacttcaagctcaaggaacatcagtgtcagatcgcaccatccatcgttggatgagccaaagtggacttcatgggagataacAAGGAGGGCAATATTGTtgataaaaatcataaaaaagccagactggaatttggcaaactacatgttgacaagccacaaagcttctgggagaatgtcctatggacagatgactcatgagacaaaaatgg is a window encoding:
- the APOH gene encoding beta-2-glycoprotein 1; the encoded protein is MSQLLLAITALCLIGFSIAGKVCSRPPQLVNAFFRPGRVVYDPLDVVTYFCVPGFVKDSGNDRAVCQMQGHWEHARLRCKRQQCAVPIAPQDGSVHFTEVTYQSVAHFSCDEGHRLHGVKESECLASGAWSGPFPVCENVTCPYPVIPRLGRLDFFQPREGNVSIYRDMVRYTCDLSYALIGNEMATCRANGTWSHVPECRNVKCQRPAEIPNGYMSFAPYRKYNYKEEVMYGCNLPYALVGPRSSYCDKDGDWTPKPRCQAPCHVPTPKANVLHNGRKTRVDEISRQQIQHGDVITYYCKNKTEKCAYSVPSRCHDGIFTVPTCYKKPGLLNLLSSDPSTMTPCPQERRV